Below is a window of Micromonospora chersina DNA.
GCAACGCCTCGATCCCCGCCGGCGTACACGGCAACGGACCCGGCAACCCCAACGCCAACCGGCCCATGTTCACCGGATGCATCCCGTCCACGTCCTTGTCCGGGTCCAACTCCGCCAGGGCCCGGTCGTAGTCCAGGTGCCCCGGGATCGGATACTGCACCAGCACCCCGTGCACGGCCTTGTCCGCGTTGAAATCCGCCAGCACCGCGTGCAGATCCGCCTGCGACGCCGACGCCGCCAGATGCACGTGCGGCGACACGAAACCCAACTCCGCCGCCTGCCGCTGCTTGATCCGGATGTAACCCGCGCTCGCGTCGTCGTCGCCCACCAGCACCGTGGCCAACGCCGGCGTGACCCCTGCCGCCCGCAACGCCACCACCGACTCGGCGACCTCCGCCAACACCTGCTCCGCCACCGGCGCACCCGGCAGCAGCCGCGCCGTCGTCGTACCCGAAGAAGACATGCCGCACCCCGCCCGCGGAGGCCCAGGCGGTCGACCCCCGCGACGAGAGCTCCCCGATGGTTGCCCATCCTCGGTGCCGCCAGTCGCGTTCACCCCTCAGCCTGCCACAGCGCGCTCCGCGACCGCACCCGCCACCGCCTGCCACCGCGGCAACGACCCCAGCAGCTCCGCGGCCCGCCGCCGCCGGTCCGCCGCCGACGCCGCCCGAAGATCCGCCACCGCCGCCTCGAAGGCCGGCCGCAACACCCGCTCCCGCCCCGGCGCGTCGGCCGCCAGCACCGCGTGACAGCGCGCGTACGTCACCACCACCCAGAACATCGCCTCCCGGTGGGCGCCCGCCGCCACCAGCTCCGCGCTCCCGTCCAGCACCACCGGCCGCCCCGCCGCCGACAGGTCCGCCACGAACGGAAACGGGGTACGCGCCACCCGTGCCGCCTCGTCGAACGTCACCGCCAACCCCGCCAGGTGCTCCCGCACCCGATCCGGCCCCACCCCGCCACCGTCCAGCGACGCCAGCAACTCCTCGTACCGGTCACCGAACCCGTAGGCGGTCAGCACCTCCCGCGCCCGCACGTACCGCCGCCGCACCGTCGGATCCCGCAACCCCGCCACCGCCGGCCACACCGCCAGCAGCGACGTCGGGAACACCCACCCCAGCACCTGCTCCGCCAGCGACGCCCGCTCATCCAGGCGCGCCAACCCGTCCTCGATACGCCGCCGCACCCCGGCACACCGCCGCCGCACCCACACCGGATCCGCGAACCCCGCCGCCACCCGGTCCCGGATCGCCGCCAGCCGACCCGACGGATCCGCGATCACCGCGCCCGCCCGGAACATCGGCGCGAACACCCACGACCCCAGCACGTCCTCCGGCGACCCCAGCTCCGCCCAGGTCAGCGCCGAGACCTCCAACAGCACCCCACGGTGAACGAACTTGCCCACCTTCGCCGCCGGCGCGTCCCGCACCAGCAGCACGTCCACGTCCGAGGAAGCCGGCAGCACCGCGTCGTCCGGCAGACCCACCGTCGACCCGCTGAAGAACGCGCCCCCGACCGACGGGTCCCGGCGCATCTCCTCGCGCACCCACCCGACCGCCACCGCCCGCGCGTGACCGACCCGCACCGCCCGGATCCTGCCACCACCGCCCGCGCCCGGCGACCCTCACACCCCGACGGCCAGCCGACTCAACCGGCCCGGATCCGCCACCACGTCGACCGCCACGATCGCACCACCGGCCACCTGGAACGTCAGGACCGTCACCAGCCGCCCCCGCGGCGCCACGAGAATCGCCGCCGCCCCGTCGACCAGCCCCACCCGGCCATACGGCGCCCGCTGCGAGAACAGCAGCGCCTGCCGGGCGACGACATCGGCGCCACGCAGCCGCACCGGCCCGGGGGAGCCGGCCGCGACGGCGTCCGCGCTCACCGTCACCTCCGGATGCAGCACCGCGAGCAGCGCTGCGAAATCACCGGCACGCGCGGCCCTGAGGAACGCCTCGACCAGCTCACGCTGCCGAACCGGATCCCCGTCGGGAAGATCCGCCGCACGAACCCGGCGGCGCCCACGACTGGCCAGCATCTTCGTCGCATCGCTCGACCGGCCGAGGATCGACGCGATCTCCGGGTACGACACGCCGAACAGGTCGTGCAGCACGAACGCCAGCCGCTCGGCCGGCGTCAACGTGTCCAGAACCACCAGCAGCGCCAGACCCACCGACTCGGCCAGCACCGTCTCCTGCTCCGGATCCGGGCCGGCCAACGGCGGCGCCACGGTGAGCGGAACCTCCCGACGCGCCCTCCGCGACCGCAGCATGTCCAGACAGACCCGCGCCACCACCGTGGTCAGCCAACCACGCGGATT
It encodes the following:
- a CDS encoding bifunctional 5,10-methylenetetrahydrofolate dehydrogenase/5,10-methenyltetrahydrofolate cyclohydrolase; translated protein: MSSSGTTTARLLPGAPVAEQVLAEVAESVVALRAAGVTPALATVLVGDDDASAGYIRIKQRQAAELGFVSPHVHLAASASQADLHAVLADFNADKAVHGVLVQYPIPGHLDYDRALAELDPDKDVDGMHPVNMGRLALGLPGPLPCTPAGIEALLAFHGVPVAGREVVILGRGATLGRPLAMLLAQKRPTANAAVTVVHTGVPDWARYTRRAEILVAAAGVPGIIQPEHVRPGGVVIGGGVRYEGRRLLPDVDESCAEVAGAITPRVGGVGPTTVAMLFRNAVRAAQRASGLG
- a CDS encoding sigma-70 family RNA polymerase sigma factor, whose amino-acid sequence is MEDFEAHRGHLYAVAYRMLGSGGEADDAVQEAWLRAARADLGALTNPRGWLTTVVARVCLDMLRSRRARREVPLTVAPPLAGPDPEQETVLAESVGLALLVVLDTLTPAERLAFVLHDLFGVSYPEIASILGRSSDATKMLASRGRRRVRAADLPDGDPVRQRELVEAFLRAARAGDFAALLAVLHPEVTVSADAVAAGSPGPVRLRGADVVARQALLFSQRAPYGRVGLVDGAAAILVAPRGRLVTVLTFQVAGGAIVAVDVVADPGRLSRLAVGV